gAGATTTATTGAGTGAATCAATAAGTCCTATTAGTTAGATACCTGCTTATGGTTTTTTCTGTTAAAGTGTTAACATATTGTATTctgatactttttaataatttttataattctcagttaataaaagttatcaaATTATCTCCTTAAAACTTAGTGACATCTATACTATAGATAGgtgcttaaaataatttagaagtgTATTTAGcattcgaaaaataaaataatatactataaagtacAAAACCTacaaattttttcatatttaaaatataaaataataataataataatgctaaaTGTTCTATTtaccttataattatatattattacctagtacttaatcataaaatattaaagaatatcataaattaaaattaatttaagttagatATGTGACTATTGATCTGTAGGTAATGTTTGAATTTCTAATTtagttttcatataatttttgttatgggaccaaaccatttattttttgaattctttGTTTACATCTAGGAAATCTATTTAGCTCAAGggtcaaaaattcaaaattagtgCCAGATTAGGGCCCAGTGTGAATGATTAtttaaggtatttaaaataaatataaaaataaactacctaaatactattaagaaacctattatttttagaacctatctatctttattttataatattcaataaatgtgatatcaataaataaataggttcacaaaaataaatttaaaataaattaaaattttttttcatatttaatgtgtagtggattttatattatggattctaaaaaatctaattctattaaaaaaatgcgcCCAACTTCAAAGTctcagtttaataaaaatgtgaagCATCAACTAGAAACTTTGGATGTTATTAGAAAAGATAATACAACATTAACTATTTCATTACCTACTCAATGTAATCCTAATACTGCAAGTACTTTATGTCAGTCAAATTTTATAGATGTACAGAATGATTTCTGTGTACTAAAAACTAATGTTTCTAATGTATCTGGTGACTCCTTACAACATtccattgaaaataatgatttatctttTTCAACATTTGTATCAACTAGTCCAAAATGTAgttcattaaacaattttgtaagTGATAATGTTTTGGGAAACTCAAAAATACCTATTCCTGATCATTTGAGAGAATGGGCTATTAGGAATAAAATTTCTCATGTTGCTTTGaaagaattattatcaattcttAAGGAAATACcagatttgaaaaatattccaaaagATCCAAggacatttttgaaaacaccGAGAGAAACCATTTTGCGTGATATAAATCCTGGAAAATACTACCATTTTGGTTTAGAAAATGgtcttataaatatgttaaaaaaagtaaatgtttCCAACATTCCTGATGTTATTAATGTTGCTATTAATATTGATGGATTGCCTCTTAGTGACTCATCACAAAGTCAAGTTTATCCGATCTTATGTTTATTAActaatgttgatattttattgcctttaaatatattttgtattggtaTCTATCATGGGTATGATAAACCATcagattttaatgaattactaGAAGATTTTGTAAATGAAGCcgttaatttaacattaaatggtATACACATtagtgataaaaattttagtttcaaaATGTCCATGTTGTTATTTGATGCTGTTGCTAAGGCTAGTGTACTTCAAATTAAAGGACACAGTGGATATTCTTCTTGTTCAAAATGTATGCAAGAAGGAGAATATTTAGATCATGTTGTTTTCCCTGTTATAACATTTACTAAAAGGACGGATactgattttattaatcaaactGATCCAGAACACCACACTGgccatacaattttacaaagaaTTCCCAATTTAGGCCTAGTTACCGACTATATGCACTTGATATGTCTGGGAGTGGTTAAAAAGCTATTAGTTAACACATGGTGTTTTGGTCGACCTCCTCATAAGTTACAATCAAGatctgttaatataatatctgatGCATTATTAaaccttattaattatattccaAACGAGTTCGTAAGAAAGCCCAGGCCTATTAAAGAAGCTAAACGATACAAAGCTACAGAGTTAAGacaatttcttttatataccggagttattgttttagaaaacaatttagataaaaaaaagtatgaacattttttaactctTCATGTTGCTGTACGCATTTTATTGTCAGATTTATTAATGCAAACAATGACTGATTATGCCGAAgagcttttaaaatattttgttctatcatctaaattaatttatggtcCACAAATATTATCCCATAATTTTCACAATCTTTTACACATTACTGATGATGCTAGAAAATAtggaaacttaaatttatttagtaactTTTCTTCTGAAAATTatcttcaaaaaattaaaaagcttttaagaacacataataatgtattatcacAAATAGTTCGACGTTTATCAGAAGAAAGTACTTTACACACAATACTagaacagaaaataaaaaaaggtagttttaaattaaaaaaagaacacaGTGATGgagttttaataaatggtaCTACTGACCCTCAATTTAAAGAAgttattttttccaattttaaattaagtatcaaTTTACAGAATTCTTGTTGCAAATTAAAGTGTAATTCCataattgaaatttcaaattttgctTACTGTCAGAAACTGAATCAAGTTGTTGTCATAGgtcgaaaatataataatgtaaataatttctacACAAACCATTGGATTCTTCATTAATTGGCATTCATCTTGTCGATAGTTTAAGTGAATGTTTTTCATATTGGCCAGTGTCAAATATTCTTCATAAATTAGTTCGCTTACCTCATACTAAAGGATTTGTAGTAATGCCACTACTTCATActgatgaataatttattgatatagttTAAGCTAACATttctgtatacaataaaaccatgtatatatttgtttgtaaataaaatgtatattattacttaagttacagtttttattataatatgtgtgctGCTGGCTGGTATGTGgtcaaattcaaaaatgaaaaaaatataattgaagtgATTCCAAGTAATTGGATCAGAAATTTTGAAGAATGTTTCTGGCCTTTAAAATTTGGgtcaattaaattacaaacagCTATAAAAAACCGGTCAACTCCAGAAAATGATTGGAAACTATATCCAATAAAAGTGATATGCAATAAAATGTTCACCGTGTATAAGGATGCTTCAAAATTTGCAAATGAAACCCTTGCACAAAGTACATCAGAAAGTGAACAATTAATTGTCAAAAATACATCAACTAAacgtaaaaagaaaaataacaaagaaaTTGATTTTAGTGAATTAAGTAGTGATGAAAAACAATCAGATAATGAACTACCTCCATttccaaaatttaaaagtaagataTGCTTTGCtaaatcatttgtttttactaaaatacatttatatcatgttacgtataatacaataattcaatatgatttttagaaaaagatGTCACACAGCAGAACAATAATACAGAATGTAGTATAAttgaagataatttaaatatagtaacaaATGAAAACCAAAACATTGTtggtatgttatttaatttttaattttattatgtatggcTTATAACTgatgtattataggtaatcaATTGTTTagctcttatatatatatatatatatttttttttttttttgattgcaATTAACAATGAAGAAAACAACCAAGATATGCTCATTAGTAATGGTTTTAGctgtttaataaatcaaaactacATCTCTTCAGGTAAagactatttttattgataatattggtaat
This genomic interval from Aphis gossypii isolate Hap1 unplaced genomic scaffold, ASM2018417v2 Contig00604, whole genome shotgun sequence contains the following:
- the LOC126554801 gene encoding uncharacterized protein LOC126554801 encodes the protein MRPTSKSQFNKNVKHQLETLDVIRKDNTTLTISLPTQCNPNTASTLCQSNFIDVQNDFCVLKTNVSNVSGDSLQHSIENNDLSFSTFVSTSPKCSSLNNFVSDNVLGNSKIPIPDHLREWAIRNKISHVALKELLSILKEIPDLKNIPKDPRTFLKTPRETILRDINPGKYYHFGLENGLINMLKKVNVSNIPDVINVAINIDGLPLSDSSQSQVYPILCLLTNVDILLPLNIFCIGIYHGYDKPSDFNELLEDFVNEAVNLTLNGIHISDKNFSFKMSMLLFDAVAKASVLQIKGHSGYSSCSKCMQEGEYLDHVVFPVITFTKRTDTDFINQTDPEHHTGHTILQRIPNLGLVTDYMHLICLGVVKKLLVNTWCFGRPPHKLQSRSVNIISDALLNLINYIPNEFVRKPRPIKEAKRYKATDFYYNMCAAGWYVVKFKNEKNIIEVIPSNWIRNFEECFWPLKFGSIKLQTAIKNRSTPENDWKLYPIKVICNKMFTVYKDASKFANETLAQSTSESEQLIVKNTSTKRKKKNNKEIDFSELSSDEKQSDNELPPFPKFKKKDVTQQNNNTECSIIEDNLNIVTNENQNIVENNQDMLISNGFSCLINQNYISSDESSFTVIDNHDISVGKGFENLTAMIGNKDQNYNLSGETVNNQTDTMPEINLSNDIDFGSLVSLAQNNKQKTHISSEVETQILRQLITLNARCKEQGDYLHTIMMVVNSIQEKQDILCKQSSSIAVSSTTNDEFENTCAMLPIANELTLTNFNEILINDRTLYDKMVKMLAMIGGSNFRQSVRRILRKLITNEYAKSFSYTGHKNNKTAFNGTILASLLTKAIHSSANLTDKSIKEIETIASIWLSKANERSK